The nucleotide sequence CGAGGGCGCTCTTTTTTGCAAGACTCCTGGCAATCAGGTTGAGCATCACCTCCGAATCACTTTGCGTGCGAAAAACACTCCCGCCTTCCTCAAGAAGTTCCCGAAGAAGCTGAGAATTTACCAAATTCCCGTTATGTGCCAGGGCAACCGCCCCTTTTTTCGTGTGAGCAACCAGAGGTTGAGCATTTTCGACCCCGCTTCCCCCGGTTGTGGAATACCGAACATGGCCGAGAGCGACGGTCGAACCCTCTCTGTCGAGTTTCAGGACCTCTCCCGAATCGATCAAAGAGGCGACAAGCCCTGCAGACTTTGCCACCTCGATTCGAGCAGGATCCTCAAATCCACCCAGAATAATCCCCGAGCTTTCCTGACCACGATGCTGGAGAGCCGTAAGGCCTCCCAGCACCACATGCACGGGATCGACGGAAGGAGCGAAATCTTTTTTTGCGCAGACGGCGAATACCCCGCATTCTTCGTGCAGCTTATCATCCGCAGCTTCCGCCGAAGCAAAAAGACTATTCACCAGCGTTCTCCATGCGGGAAAGAACCTCATGATAGGCATCTTCCACAGAACCAAGATCTCGTCGGAAGCGATCCTTGTCAAGCTTCTTTCCGGTGGCGGCGTCCCAGAAGCGACAGGTATCGGGACTGATCTCATCGGCGAGCAACAGCTTACCATCACTGGTTTTGCCGAACTCCAGCTTAAAATCGATCAGGGTAATACCGATCTTCAGGAAAAAGGCGCTCAGCACCTCGTTTACCTTTGCGGCCATGTTGTAGATCGCCTTCAGCTCGTCAAAAGTGGTCAGGCCGATGGCAACGGCATGGTGATCATTAATAAGAGGATCCCCAAGGTCGTCGTTTTTATAGCTGATTTCGAAAACCGTGGTCTTGAGTTCGGTTCCCTCCTTAAGGCCCAGTCGCTTTGCCATGCTTCCCGCCGCCTTGTTACGGACAATCACCTCAACCGGTACGATCTCTACCTTACGGCAGAGCTGCTCCCGGGGACTGATCTTTTCGATAAAGTGGTTTTCAACACCATTTTTCGCAAGCAGGGTAAAAAGGAGCGTGGTGATGGCATTATTCATCTCTCCCTTTCCGGTGATCGTTCCCTTTTTCTCTCCATTGAATGCGGTTGCATCGTCCTTATATTCTACCAGTACAACCTCGGCATCATCGGTGGCGTACAACTTTTTGGCTTTTCCCTCATACAGCAGTTTTCCTTTCATTTCAAAACCTCCCCATGATATTGTGTAAGCAGTTTTTCTTTTTTTTCAGATCGATAGCCTGCCAGCGCCTTTCGCACCTTGGCATCGGAAGATCCGATGATGGCGGCGGCAAGGAGTGCACCATTCGTTCCGTTGTCGATTCCCACGGTGGCTACAGGAATCCCCGGAGGCATCTGCAGCATCGACATGACTGCATCCATCCCCTCCATGGCCGCTGTTTTAGCTTTCAACGGAACACCAACCACGGGGATCAGGGTTTTTGCCGCAATGACACCCGGCAGGTGAGCCGACAGGCCCGCGGCGGCTATGATTACCTGACATCCCCTTTTTTCAAGGCCGGCAATATAGGAGTCCAGGGCCTCAGGAGTCCGATGTGCCGAAAGGACCCTGGACTCCCATTCGATGCCGAGGCTATCAAGGAGCTGCGCACAGCCCTCAAGCTGGGGAAGATCGGAACCGCTTCCCATGATGATTGCAACCATTCCATCCTCCATACAAAAAAATCTTAGAGAAAATAGTCGATTCCGGCACGAAAGATGGGCTGCCATCCGGCACCGGGGATATTTTTTGCAACATATCTTCCGCTTCGCTCGCAGTGGCCCATCTTTCCGAGGACCCGTCCATCGGGACTCAAAATGCCTTCGATACCTCGCATTGAAGCGTTGGGATTATCGGGATAGTCCAAAGCAACATGGCCCTCATTATCGCAGTAGCGGAAGGCAACCTGCCGATTCTGTTCGAGTTCGTCGAGCAGAGCATCGGATGCTACGAAACGCCCCTCCCCATGGGAGACCGGAACCACCTGCAGATCGCCCGGAGACATGAGTCTCATCCAGGGGCCGAGGTCGGATTCACAGCGGGTACCACAGTAGCGTGAAACGTGTCTGCCTATCTGATTGGGGGCAAGAACGGGATCCCTCTCTCTTCTTGCCGTCACCCTGCCGTAGGGTAAAAGTCCGGAGCGGACCAGGGCCTGAAAGCCGTTACAGATGCCGAGCATCAGGCCGTCGCGGTGATAGAGAAGCTCTTCAAGGGCCCCTGCGATGCGAGGATTACCGAGAACCGCCGCAATATACTTTGCTGCCCCGTCAGGCTCATCTCCTGCACTAAATCCCCCGGGAATGACCACGATTTTTGCCTTGGCAATCGCCTTTTCCATCGATTCCAAAGATGAGGGAGGACCTCCAGCACAGCGAGTTCGGAAAAGGAAGTGAGAAACCTCTCCACCCTCCCGCCGGAAGGCGGCTGCGGTCTCTTCTTCGCAGTTTGTCCCGGGAAACGAGAGAACAAGGACCTCTGGCCCCCGTCTGGTAAGGAGCCTCGGCGCAGGGTATGCCCCGGAAGAAGGAACGGCAGGAAGGCCGGCGGAACTCCCCCGACTTCCGCCGGGACCGGGATAGAGCTCGGCCTTTCTGCTGCGCCATGCCGCCAGGGCCCGATCCATGGAAATATTCATCCCGCCGATCCTGAAATTTTGTTTCTCGGTGGTAGATCCAATGGCAATAAGGAACGACTCGCCATCCTCAGGCAAAACCGCTCCACCATTCCATTCAATGAGAAATGAACCGTAGGCGGGATCAAAGGAATCCAATCCTTTCGGAAGATCGCCGTCAAAGCCGATTCCGTTTCCGAATCCCATCTCTGCCACGGCCTGAGCCACACCGCCGAAACCAACCGATCGACATGCCAGCACATTTCCATCCTGCATCAACTGCTCAAGGAAGGCTGCCTGCCTGAGAAAGAGAGAAAAATTCGGTTCTCCGTTTTCGAGACGGGAGTGATGGATGAGAAAAACCTTTGAGTCGATCTTCTTGAATTCGGGGCTCTGTACCGATGCGGCGGAAACGGGGGCCACGGCAAAGGCGGCCAGGGTCGGCGGGACCTTCAACGCCATCCAGCTCCCGGACATGCTGTCCTTTCCTCCAATAGCCGGGATTTCCAAAGCAAGCTGAGCTCGCAAAGCGCCTAAAAGAGCCGATGCAGGTGCTCCCCACCCTTGGGCATCCTCCCCGGGAGGGGGAAAATATTCCTGAAGGGAGAGCCGAATCGATCCTAAAGCGGCGCCGGTGGCAAGTCCGCGGCACACAGCCTCAAGGATGGCATAGATGGCTCCGTGATAGGGGCTCCAAAGGCCGATCTCCGGGGCGTAACCGCAACTCATTATCGAGGCGGTAGACACGTCCTCCCGTTTCGATGGGATGAGGGCTGCCATTGCCTCGGCCGGGGTCAGCTGATACTTGCCACCCAGGGGAGAAAGCACCGACCGGGCCCCTACCGAAGAGTCGAACTGCTCGGTAAGGCCTTCTGAACCGGCGACATTATCCTCGGAGAGGAGAAGAGCCCAGCGTCGATCCTCCTGCACCGCATTCCTGCGACGAAGAATTTCATCGAAGAAGGAGGTTTCAGAGGGAGCCGGAACCCTGGCCTCCGCCCGGGAATCGCCTCCGGCCGCATCAAGCAACTGCCTCGGCAGCTGTGCAACAATGCCGTCACGAGAGGCGATCGTAAGCAGCGGCTCTTCGGTAACCTCGGCAATAATCGAGGCGATAAGATCCTCTTCGGCAGCGAGGGCGATGAAGGTGTCCGCATCGCCGGCGGCCACGACAACCGCCATGCGCTCCTGACTTTCCGAGAGGGTTATTTCCAAGGGAGAAAGATCGCGATATTTCAGGGGGACGGCCGAAAGATTAATAGAGAGCCCGGGGGCAAGTTCTCCGACAGCCACGGCCACACCACCGGCACCGAAATCATTACACCGTTTTATGAGAGCTGCGGTTTCCCTCTTTCGAAAGAAGCGCTGAAGAGCACGCTCTTCCGGGGGATTCCCCTTCTGGACCTCGGCTGCGCTACGATGGATGGATTCCGCATCGTGGGCCCGGGAAGAGCCGGTGGCCCCTCCAATGCCGTCCCGTCCTGTAGCACCGCCGACAAGGATCACCACGTCTCCGGCAACGGGTCGCTCCCTCCTGATCGACGAAAGGGGCACGGCGCCGACCACGGCGCCTGCCTCGAAACGCTTAGCACGAAAGCCCTCGGCATATAGCTCCCTGACGAGTCCGGTGGGGATTCCGATCTGATTGCCGTAGCTGCTGTAACCGTGTGCCGATTCCCTGGCAAGGGTCGTCCTTGAAAGTTTTGAGCTGCGAAGCAGTTCGTCTTCCAACTCTTCCACATTGGGATCGGGAAAGGCCGCACCGGAAAGGCGCATGGCCTGGTGGACATAGGACCTGCCGGAAAGCGGGTCCCTGATAGCTCCGCCGATACAGGTCGCCGCCCCCCCGAAGGGCTCGATCTCCGTGGGATGGTTGTGGGTCTCGTTCTTGAACATCAAAAGCCAGGGTTCACCCGTCGCGGCCTTTTCCTCCCCGCCTTCGTGGCTGACCGCTATTCTGATGGAAGCGGCGTTAATCTCCTCCGAAATATCGAGATCGGGGATCTTCCCCTCAGCAGAGAGGATTTTCACCCCGGCGGTCGCCATGTTCATGAGGGAAAGCTCATCTCCGAAACGATCGTGATAGGAATGAAGCGTCTCTTCAAGCCCAGAAAGGTAGTGACTTTTCGCCACCGACACATGGGTAAGGGGTGTATTGAAGGTGGTATGACGGCAGTGATCACTCCAGTAGGTTGCAAGTATGGCAAGTTCGGTCAGCGTAGGGTCGCGATCAAGTTTATCTCGGAAATAATTTCGGCAAAATCGCAATTCGGATGGAGCCATGACGATACCATGCCGCTTGCCAAGCTCTTCAAGAGCGGCATCGGAGAGTAAGCGAAAACCTCGCAGCAACCCCTCTTCTCCGTCGAGATCGATCTCATAAGAATCCACAGGATTCACCAAATTTTTCCGGATACTCTGCCGATCTTTTTCGCTTAGTTCTCCATAAAAGAGACAGCAGGAAATGCTGCGAACAGCTTCGACAGCGCCGCCTTGAAGTTCGACGGCTTCCTTCGCAGACGCACCTCGCTGATCGAACTGTGCGGGAAGCAGGCCCCAGGCAAAGCTCCAGCATGCAGCATCGTCAAAAGGGGGATCAGTCAACGGCCCGAGGTCAGTAACAGGATCACGAAGGGCACGCGCGACGACTTCGACGGAAAGATCTCCACTTATCCGGTATCCAGAGAACAGCCGTATTCTCGAGAGCCCGTCGATTCCAAGGCGCTGGTGAAAATCCTGTAGTAATTCATCAGAAGAAGTCCGAAAGGACTCCCGCTTTTCAAAAAAGATGAACATCGCCCCCTCCAAAGGAATGAAAACAAAAAAACCCCGAACCGGCATGATTCCGCAACAGGGCGGATCGCCGACTCGGGGTGGCAGGCCGGAAAAGGCCCCTATCATCCCAGGGCCCAAGAGCCCCTTTATCTCGTAACGATTGTATCGGATAATGGCATTCCATGTCCGGGTTGTACCCGAGACAAAGAAAAGAGTCAACATTATCTACAACGAATTCTAATACTTTTTCAATTTTGTTGCATAACACCAAAAAACCTACGTAAAAACGGTTTCATTGATTCAATATTGTTGCATAACATCCCCGGGCTTGCGGGCAGAGATCACGAGAGGGAGCTTCTCTTCGTCCGGTTCTGATCTGTCAAATCCTCCAAAGCAGGTAATATCCTCAAAGCCACTTTTTTCAAGAACCAAACAAATATCATCACGGGTAAAGGGAGAAAGCTCCAGACGACGTTCATCCAAAAGCTTACCGTTAGAATCCTCAAGTCTTGTGGTAAATAGTATGGTAAGGGGAAGCCGGCTGTAATCATACAACCGGAGAAACCGAAGGTTAGATTTGACAATTGGAGGTAGCTGGACAGGACGCCGCCGAAGGATCATGTCGTAATTTAATACCTGGAGCAGAAGAGAGCCGGAAGGGACAAGTAGGTCAAATGCCACATGAGAAAACTCCAATAAACCGTTCTTGTCACGAAGATGGGCAATAGTGTTTCCAATACAGGTGATAAGGGAAAAGGAGGAACCGACAAAACATCCCTTTAGCTTTTCCATGGCTAAAAGAGTAAAGTCTATGCCGCAAAGTCCTCCGGAACGTTCTTTTGCCCTCTTTATCATCGACGGATCACTGTCTATACCAACAACATCAAATCCTCTTTGCCTGAGAGCAAAGGCAAGCTCTCCTGTGCCGCACCCCACATCCAAAACCCGTTTTTCGGCCGTTTTCACATAGGCGGCAGCACAATCAAGGGCTTGAGACGAAAGGGGAAAAAGCGATTCATAGATTGCGGCAATGTGATCATAGTTACCTTTCAACATACCATTAATTCTCCCGCAGAGAGGCAGCAGGATCAAGGCCATGAAGCACTCTTTTCTCCTGTTCGCTTTAGTGCTAAGCTCTGCTTATGCATACATTGTCATTTCCACTCATAGTTCTGACGACACTTGTTTTAATCCCGGCAATACTTTCCATAATTGCAATGGGATTCGATTATCAGAGGTTGCCGGAAGATGCTGCCTACCAACGGGAACAAAAACGTTTCTCAATGATCAGAGAGGCTTGTACTACCCTTGTGTTTATTCTTTTCCTTTTACTCGGCGGTTTTTCGCTCTCTGCAAGGATCTCCCATGATCTCTCGTATATCATCGGAGGAGGAGAGGTTGTGCAGGGAATCTTCTTTGCTCTTATCCTTGTCTTCTTGGAACGACTTCTTGCCCTCCCCTTCGCCCTATATGCAACTTTTTCGATCGAAGCACGATATGGTTTCAACAAGACAAGCCCCAAGACCTTTTTTACCGATGAAGTAAAAGGCTTTTTTCTCCTTTGTCTTATCGGTCTCCCAATCTTTCTGCTGATATATGCTTTTTATGATCACTTCGGCCCTTCCGGATGGCTACTTGCCTGGATCGGGTATACGCTTTTCTCATTACTCCTCTCCATTATCGCGCCGACCGTCATATTGCCTCTCTTTAATCGTTTCACTCCTCTGGCCAACGAGGCACTGAAAACGAGGATCTCGGGAATTGCAGAACAAGCGGGAATCAAGGTAAAACGTGTCGAGGTGATCGACGGTTCAAGACGATCTACGAAGGCCAATGCATATGTGGCAGGGTTCGGGAGCAGCAAGCGAGTTGCCTTGTACGATACCTTCATAGACAAACATTCGGAAGAGGAAATAGTAGCTGTTCTTGCCCATGAATTCGGCCATATTGCAAAGAAACATGTTGTCAAACAGTTTATCTCTCAGACAATCCTTTCAGCACCAATCTTCTACCTCCTTTTTTTGGCGGTTGCCTCACCGATTCTTCCCGAGGCAGTCGGCTTTCCAAGCACAGAGATTTACACAGCACATGCAGTATCACTGATAGTGCTTGTCATTGTCATAGGCTTCCTCTCCGCATTCTTTACTCCCCTTTTCCTTTTATTTTCGAGAAAGAGGGAAAGAGAGGCCGATTTCTTTGCCGCAAAACTGATGGGAACCGGAGACGAATTGGTGTCGGCCCTTCTCTCTCTGGAAAAGCAAAATGGCGGTCATCCTGATCCCCACCCACTTTCGGTATTTCTCCACTATTCCCACCCTCCGACACGACAAAGGGTTGCTCTGCTGAAATCTTTTTCCCCCTGACGAACT is from Sediminispirochaeta bajacaliforniensis DSM 16054 and encodes:
- the purE gene encoding 5-(carboxyamino)imidazole ribonucleotide mutase, which produces MVAIIMGSGSDLPQLEGCAQLLDSLGIEWESRVLSAHRTPEALDSYIAGLEKRGCQVIIAAAGLSAHLPGVIAAKTLIPVVGVPLKAKTAAMEGMDAVMSMLQMPPGIPVATVGIDNGTNGALLAAAIIGSSDAKVRKALAGYRSEKKEKLLTQYHGEVLK
- the purC gene encoding phosphoribosylaminoimidazolesuccinocarboxamide synthase, with the protein product MKGKLLYEGKAKKLYATDDAEVVLVEYKDDATAFNGEKKGTITGKGEMNNAITTLLFTLLAKNGVENHFIEKISPREQLCRKVEIVPVEVIVRNKAAGSMAKRLGLKEGTELKTTVFEISYKNDDLGDPLINDHHAVAIGLTTFDELKAIYNMAAKVNEVLSAFFLKIGITLIDFKLEFGKTSDGKLLLADEISPDTCRFWDAATGKKLDKDRFRRDLGSVEDAYHEVLSRMENAGE
- a CDS encoding phosphoribosylformylglycinamidine synthase, encoding MLTLFFVSGTTRTWNAIIRYNRYEIKGLLGPGMIGAFSGLPPRVGDPPCCGIMPVRGFFVFIPLEGAMFIFFEKRESFRTSSDELLQDFHQRLGIDGLSRIRLFSGYRISGDLSVEVVARALRDPVTDLGPLTDPPFDDAACWSFAWGLLPAQFDQRGASAKEAVELQGGAVEAVRSISCCLFYGELSEKDRQSIRKNLVNPVDSYEIDLDGEEGLLRGFRLLSDAALEELGKRHGIVMAPSELRFCRNYFRDKLDRDPTLTELAILATYWSDHCRHTTFNTPLTHVSVAKSHYLSGLEETLHSYHDRFGDELSLMNMATAGVKILSAEGKIPDLDISEEINAASIRIAVSHEGGEEKAATGEPWLLMFKNETHNHPTEIEPFGGAATCIGGAIRDPLSGRSYVHQAMRLSGAAFPDPNVEELEDELLRSSKLSRTTLARESAHGYSSYGNQIGIPTGLVRELYAEGFRAKRFEAGAVVGAVPLSSIRRERPVAGDVVILVGGATGRDGIGGATGSSRAHDAESIHRSAAEVQKGNPPEERALQRFFRKRETAALIKRCNDFGAGGVAVAVGELAPGLSINLSAVPLKYRDLSPLEITLSESQERMAVVVAAGDADTFIALAAEEDLIASIIAEVTEEPLLTIASRDGIVAQLPRQLLDAAGGDSRAEARVPAPSETSFFDEILRRRNAVQEDRRWALLLSEDNVAGSEGLTEQFDSSVGARSVLSPLGGKYQLTPAEAMAALIPSKREDVSTASIMSCGYAPEIGLWSPYHGAIYAILEAVCRGLATGAALGSIRLSLQEYFPPPGEDAQGWGAPASALLGALRAQLALEIPAIGGKDSMSGSWMALKVPPTLAAFAVAPVSAASVQSPEFKKIDSKVFLIHHSRLENGEPNFSLFLRQAAFLEQLMQDGNVLACRSVGFGGVAQAVAEMGFGNGIGFDGDLPKGLDSFDPAYGSFLIEWNGGAVLPEDGESFLIAIGSTTEKQNFRIGGMNISMDRALAAWRSRKAELYPGPGGSRGSSAGLPAVPSSGAYPAPRLLTRRGPEVLVLSFPGTNCEEETAAAFRREGGEVSHFLFRTRCAGGPPSSLESMEKAIAKAKIVVIPGGFSAGDEPDGAAKYIAAVLGNPRIAGALEELLYHRDGLMLGICNGFQALVRSGLLPYGRVTARRERDPVLAPNQIGRHVSRYCGTRCESDLGPWMRLMSPGDLQVVPVSHGEGRFVASDALLDELEQNRQVAFRYCDNEGHVALDYPDNPNASMRGIEGILSPDGRVLGKMGHCERSGRYVAKNIPGAGWQPIFRAGIDYFL
- a CDS encoding class I SAM-dependent methyltransferase, which codes for MALILLPLCGRINGMLKGNYDHIAAIYESLFPLSSQALDCAAAYVKTAEKRVLDVGCGTGELAFALRQRGFDVVGIDSDPSMIKRAKERSGGLCGIDFTLLAMEKLKGCFVGSSFSLITCIGNTIAHLRDKNGLLEFSHVAFDLLVPSGSLLLQVLNYDMILRRRPVQLPPIVKSNLRFLRLYDYSRLPLTILFTTRLEDSNGKLLDERRLELSPFTRDDICLVLEKSGFEDITCFGGFDRSEPDEEKLPLVISARKPGDVMQQY
- a CDS encoding M48 family metallopeptidase, which translates into the protein MGFDYQRLPEDAAYQREQKRFSMIREACTTLVFILFLLLGGFSLSARISHDLSYIIGGGEVVQGIFFALILVFLERLLALPFALYATFSIEARYGFNKTSPKTFFTDEVKGFFLLCLIGLPIFLLIYAFYDHFGPSGWLLAWIGYTLFSLLLSIIAPTVILPLFNRFTPLANEALKTRISGIAEQAGIKVKRVEVIDGSRRSTKANAYVAGFGSSKRVALYDTFIDKHSEEEIVAVLAHEFGHIAKKHVVKQFISQTILSAPIFYLLFLAVASPILPEAVGFPSTEIYTAHAVSLIVLVIVIGFLSAFFTPLFLLFSRKREREADFFAAKLMGTGDELVSALLSLEKQNGGHPDPHPLSVFLHYSHPPTRQRVALLKSFSP